In the Clostridium gelidum genome, AGGAATAAGAAAATCTATAATAGATGAATTAGAAAGTATTTATGCTATTAAAAATTTAAAAGATGAAGTATGTGACGTAGAAATTTTAAATATAATTTCTAGAGTTTCAAGTTTTATTGAAAGAGAAGTGAGTGTAGGAATAAATAGAAAGGGTAATGTTACTTCTGTTGCAATTGGGGATTCTACATCAGTTGAAGTTCCAATAATAGAGATAGCGGAAAAAAGATTATCAGGAATTAGAGTAATTCATACTCATCCAAATGGCTATTGTAATCTTTCTGCATTAGACTTAACAGCACTTTTAAAACTAAAATTAGATGCAATTGTGTCGGTAGCGATAATAGAAGGAAAAATAATAGATTTTTCTTTAGGAATACTTACTTTATATAATAACAAATTAGAATCTGAGGAAAAAAGCAATCTTTCATTAGAAGAAATAAGTTCTATAAATATATTAGATAAAATAAGATTTATAGAAAATTTAATTAAAAACAATGATGTTATAGAGGAAACAGAAGAAAAAGCAATATTAGTTGGTTCTGATACAAAAGAAAGTTTAGAGGAATTACAAGAACTTTCAGAAGCATGTAATGTGCCTGTTTTAAGAACAGTATTTCAAAGTAGACATAAAATTGATGCGGCATTTTTTATAGGTAAAGGTAAGGTTCTAGAAATTGCAGCTATGAGACAAACAGAAAGAGCAAATGTAATAATATTTGATGATGAGCTTTCAGGATCTCAAGTTAGAAATTTAGAAGCAGCAATAGGTGCAAAAGTAATTGATAGAACTACTTTAATACTAGAAATATTCGCAACTAGAGCTAAGACAAAGGAAGCTAAAATACAAGTAGAACTAGCTCAACTTAAATATAGATTAAGTAGATTAAAAGGACTGGGGACAGTATTATCTAGAACTGGTGGCGGAATAGGAACTAGAGGTCCTGGAGAAAAGAAACTTGAAACAGATAGAAGACATATAATGGAGACTGTATATGATTTAAAAGATGAACTTAAAAAAATTAAAAAGACCAGAGAAGTTCAAAGAGAAAAAAGAAATAAAGAAAATATTCCACAAGTATCTTTAGTTGGATATACCAATGCAGGAAAATCTACTTTGAGAAATGCACTTTGTGATTTGGCTGCAAAAAAAGAAAATAAAATAAAGGAAAAAGTATTTGAAGCAGATATGCTTTTTGCAACATTAGATACAACAACAAGAGCAATAACTTTAAGGAAGAAGGGGTTAATAACTCTTACAGATACAGTTGGATTTGTAAGAAAATTACCTCATGAGCTAGTAGAAGCATTTAAATCAACATTAGAAGAAGTGATATTTTCAGATCTTTTATGCCATGTAATAGATACATCTTCAGATACTGCAGTGGAACAGTATACAGCTGTAAATGAAGTTTTAAATGAGCTTGGTGTAGTAAATAAAGAAATGATATTAGTTTTAAATAAAATAGATAAAGCAAGTGAAGAGCAAATAGCAATAATAAAAGAAGCTATAGATGAAACGCAAGTAATAGAAGTTTCAGCTAAAGAAGGAACTAATTTAGAAGAATTTTTAAATTTAATAGAAGAAAAGATACCTTATAATTATAGAACAGTAGAGTACTTGATACCTTATGAAAAAGGTGATATTCAATCATTTTTACATAGAAATGCTAGAATAATTGAAGAAGATTATAAAGATAATGGCACGTATATGTTGGTTGAAGTAGATGATGAGGTATATAACAAAACTCAAGATTATGTTATAAAAGAATAATTAAAAATTTTAGTTAATATACTAGATATGAGCACTAATTAAGGACTGTATAATTATGGGAAAACGAAATTCTAAGAGGCATTCTAAAAAAAATAAATCTAGAGATAATAGTAGTCAAGTTAACCCATCACAAAGTAAAGAAGAAAATCCAGAACAGCTAAAATATGAAGGTATTTATGAAACTACATCACAAGATAGTGTAGAGGATGGTAATGAAATACAAAATGATTCAAGTGC is a window encoding:
- the hflX gene encoding GTPase HflX codes for the protein MIYGNIEGIRKSIIDELESIYAIKNLKDEVCDVEILNIISRVSSFIEREVSVGINRKGNVTSVAIGDSTSVEVPIIEIAEKRLSGIRVIHTHPNGYCNLSALDLTALLKLKLDAIVSVAIIEGKIIDFSLGILTLYNNKLESEEKSNLSLEEISSINILDKIRFIENLIKNNDVIEETEEKAILVGSDTKESLEELQELSEACNVPVLRTVFQSRHKIDAAFFIGKGKVLEIAAMRQTERANVIIFDDELSGSQVRNLEAAIGAKVIDRTTLILEIFATRAKTKEAKIQVELAQLKYRLSRLKGLGTVLSRTGGGIGTRGPGEKKLETDRRHIMETVYDLKDELKKIKKTREVQREKRNKENIPQVSLVGYTNAGKSTLRNALCDLAAKKENKIKEKVFEADMLFATLDTTTRAITLRKKGLITLTDTVGFVRKLPHELVEAFKSTLEEVIFSDLLCHVIDTSSDTAVEQYTAVNEVLNELGVVNKEMILVLNKIDKASEEQIAIIKEAIDETQVIEVSAKEGTNLEEFLNLIEEKIPYNYRTVEYLIPYEKGDIQSFLHRNARIIEEDYKDNGTYMLVEVDDEVYNKTQDYVIKE